The following is a genomic window from Brachionichthys hirsutus isolate HB-005 chromosome 15, CSIRO-AGI_Bhir_v1, whole genome shotgun sequence.
GTTGCACAGCAAAATACACAGAGTACAAATAATCCAAAGATGCATTTAACAGGTAAATGATCACAAAGACAACCATCTTCTTTCAATAACGCAGAATAAAACATTCCTACCACACTGAAGGCAATGAATGCCAGCATTAGCCGCATTGCTATGGCAGGTATTTTTACACAAAGGGAAATAGACAAATATCGTCCTTCCTACCGGACAGCTGCCTGTAAAACAACCTCATGAACATCGGAGTTGCGTCCGCTCCAAAGGAGTCCGTCTCAAGGATCGTCTGCCTCCTCCGCCCCGAGTCTTTGAGTGCCATTATGGAAATTTGCGCTGCCCACGTCATCACTGCGCGCCGAAACATTACGTTCGCTGACGTCGAAAATGCGCGCGCAACAAATTACAGAACTGTGAATAGCACAAGTCAAACAGTGATTTGTgcaaattgatttgtttttaaatataattatgtGTTAGAAGTGCAGGTCCTCCCACGAAGAGCGCGGCGCGCACATAAACCGCCGGGCACTACGGCGCTTTCCCGCTAGCTAACCGGATGATCGAACGTGCAGGGCCCTGATCAGTCGGATTGAGGAAACGGAATAGTAGCCTTTAAattcttttgtttcatattATCTGACGAAATGTTCGGCTCTTCGAGATCCGGTGGGATTAGAGGCGGTCAGGACCAGTTCAACTGGGATGACGTGAAAGTGGATAAACACAGGGAAAATTATCTCGGtaagtctgaaaaatgcatttggGCCGCAGCTTGCTAACGGCTATCAGCCAACTCGCATCCAGCAGAAGACGCCCTAAAGTTGTAATTATCCACCGTATACTCGGCGCCATGCTTTCCCGTACCTTTTCTTGTAAGGTCCCTCATTTCGTTCAAGGTGTGTCCTCCGTGTTGGTCCGAACTTCTAGCAGCGCGTCCTAATATTTATTACTTCCTCAGTCCGTACACGTAATATTAGCTACCTCGCTTTGCGAGCCCCCGAGCGCTGCCAATATGTCAGCGTGCCTTGGTCTACGTAGGACCCGCAGCTGTGACACTGGAAGGAGGCACAACATACACCGATTGTTAAAGAAATGTCTCCCTTTCTGTTTGATGATCTAACCTTACTACATATTGCGTTcgaagttattttatttttgtcactaATCTGCAAGCGTTGCTGCAGGTACGatgagagctgctgctgctgattctgAGCAGAGGATGCGACCCCAACATGTGATGGATCCATCAATACTATTTAGATTATACATGACTGTTGCAAAACAATTTCTAATTGGCTCCATTATCCAACTTTTATGCAGTAGCTCTGGATATCAATGTCACATGTTAGACTGGCGTTTTGAAATTAAGATGTACCGGTACATGTCAATCAGttgtttcctctgtttttttccAGGGAATTCGTTGATGGCACCGGTCGGACGATGGCAGAAAGGCAAGGATCTGTCGTGGTATGCAAGAGACAAAAAAGGCAGCAGGATTTTGtccaaagaagaagaacttgCTGCCGTTAAGGCTGCAGAGCACGAGGCACTGATGGCAGCTCTGTACGTATATATATCTCCATCTTTGACAGAAGCAAGTGTGGAGAAATGAATATAATTATATCATCTTTTAAATTCTCCATCTAGAGGGCACAGGAATATAAAGCGGCAACCAACTGGTCTGACCAAAGAAGTAGGACACTTTGGTTTCAATcaaaagattgtttttttgattTAAAACTACTTTTTCTTTAAAACCTTTCCACTTTTTCATACCAGGACCTTGTAGACGTTTGCAGGAGAGAAGAGGTTGATGGTGAAGAGAGGGATGTGGACCGTATCTCTGGTTTGGGAAGCTCCAGgtgaaatcctttttttttttttaataccttCGGCACATTGTCACGTTAACAGAAAGCTACAAATCAAATGAATCCGCTGGTTTGGAAGGACGGCATGTGTGTGGCAAAGGGAAGCGagcaatgaaatgtaaaaataaaataacaaaaataacaatgatTATGTAGAAAAGGGCGGCAGGGTGGCCTCGTGGTTTGCGCGGTATATACAGATATATTTACTGGCTTCAAACGTAATTTTGTCTGAACTCAATCAAATATTGAAATGGCAGTAGTAGCCAAATATAattttctgtttcattgttTAGTGTTTCTAACTTGTTTTTGCAATCCGCAGTGCGGGGTCAAGGAAAATGGTGCTCTCccaagaagaaaaggaggcagCAAAAATAGGCTTGCCTGTTTTTACTGTAAGTGTTTTTCGCTCGGTGACAAAACTTACTTTATTTAAAGATGCAGATGGTCAGTTTGATAGATGGAAAAACTCATAATTTTTGAGTTTCTCTTGTTTAATCTACAACTTGGCTGCTGTTATTAATGAGATGTTTTTGTTACAGCGCCACAAAACAGAGACTTGTCCAGAAACGTCAGTAAAAAAGGCACCCCAGAGTTTAGATGAACGTAATGTGGAACAAAGGTAAATATGCATTATATTGTTACACATGCAATGTATTTACACACATAAATACTTAGTTCTActagaaaaaaaatgtccccGTTAGGAAGTtagaatttgtttttctttcacaatGTAGGCATGAGGCCAAGaagaggaataaagaaaaaaagagcaagaagaagaaagagaagaagaagaaaagacaaagaagagaCTCGTCATCATCACAGTCGGATAGTGACAGAAAGAGGTTGGTTCACCGGTTGCTTGAGGGACGTCAAGATAtagttcaaaatgtgttccatcCCTTGCATTGTGGCCACAGATAAGCTAAGTTTCTCCTCTATAAGCACTAGAGGGCAGTAAGGAGATGCTCTACGCAACGTTACAAATTTGAAGTGTGTTTGTCACCTCAGATTCTTTAAATCCGAGATGACAGCAGGTTACCAGATTAAATTTACAGAGGAGCCCCCTCCccaaagttttctttttttggggggggggggggtgctactATAAAGCTCAGCCTCACATGTTAGCAGAGCCACCATGACCCCCATCATGGATTGTTTCCTTTTGCTCTTCAGGCAGAGAAAGGACCACCATCATCATAATCCATCATACCATAGTCAGACTGGAGCCAGACTCCATGACAACCATTCAAGCAGGGAAGCAAAGGCCGAGCGACAGCCCCCTGACCCCCAACCCCGACGGCAGCGACATGACACAGACTCCTCTGATGGGGGGTCTCCTGTCCCCCGTAACCCTGTCAGCCACAAGTCGGCCCCTGCTGGTGTGAAACAAAGACACAGGCGGCGCCATGGCACAGAGTCCGACTAATGTCTTCGATAGCCCCCAATTAAAGAACCCATCCTATGGACAGAACGCGGTGCATAGCCGGACTGCTCCCGAACCCCTCACTTAACCTGAACAGTGAAACGCATTGTAAACGAGGACAGCGCAATGCG
Proteins encoded in this region:
- the c15h1orf35 gene encoding multiple myeloma tumor-associated protein 2 isoform X2, which translates into the protein MFGSSRSGGIRGGQDQFNWDDVKVDKHRENYLGNSLMAPVGRWQKGKDLSWYARDKKGSRILSKEEELAAVKAAEHEALMAALGHRNIKRQPTGLTKEDLVDVCRREEVDGEERDVDRISGLGSSSAGSRKMVLSQEEKEAAKIGLPVFTRHKTETCPETSVKKAPQSLDERNVEQRHEAKKRNKEKKSKKKKEKKKKRQRRDSSSSQSDSDRKRQRKDHHHHNPSYHSQTGARLHDNHSSREAKAERQPPDPQPRRQRHDTDSSDGGSPVPRNPVSHKSAPAGVKQNHRQRHDTESD
- the c15h1orf35 gene encoding multiple myeloma tumor-associated protein 2 isoform X1, with the translated sequence MFGSSRSGGIRGGQDQFNWDDVKVDKHRENYLGNSLMAPVGRWQKGKDLSWYARDKKGSRILSKEEELAAVKAAEHEALMAALGHRNIKRQPTGLTKEDLVDVCRREEVDGEERDVDRISGLGSSSAGSRKMVLSQEEKEAAKIGLPVFTRHKTETCPETSVKKAPQSLDERNVEQRHEAKKRNKEKKSKKKKEKKKKRQRRDSSSSQSDSDRKRQRKDHHHHNPSYHSQTGARLHDNHSSREAKAERQPPDPQPRRQRHDTDSSDGGSPVPRNPVSHKSAPAGVKQRHRRRHGTESD